From Echinicola soli, a single genomic window includes:
- a CDS encoding Dps family protein: MATNEIGLKVKDSKVLSAKLNKLLANYEIYYQNLRNFHWNVSGPNFFELHAKFEELYNEANEAIDETAERILTLGERPLSSFAEYIEEAAIKEAKKVTDPKSMVESVRDNLNTLLTLERETLEIASSQGDEGTVTLMSDYITSKEKVVWMLSAYLR; this comes from the coding sequence ATGGCAACTAACGAAATTGGATTAAAAGTAAAAGATAGCAAAGTACTATCTGCCAAACTCAATAAACTGCTGGCGAACTACGAAATCTATTACCAAAACCTAAGGAACTTTCACTGGAATGTCTCTGGCCCCAACTTCTTCGAACTACACGCCAAATTCGAAGAACTGTACAATGAAGCCAATGAAGCCATTGACGAAACAGCCGAAAGGATTCTTACGCTGGGCGAAAGGCCTTTGAGCTCATTTGCAGAGTACATCGAAGAAGCAGCCATCAAGGAAGCCAAAAAAGTAACCGATCCTAAAAGCATGGTGGAAAGTGTCAGGGACAACCTTAACACGCTGCTGACACTGGAACGAGAAACATTGGAAATTGCCAGTTCTCAAGGAGATGAGGGCACCGTCACCCTGATGAGCGATTATATCACATCAAAGGAAAAAGTGGTCTGGATGCTTTCCGCTTACCTCAGATAA
- a CDS encoding sensor histidine kinase: MRNKFQDLATLDLYQNRGKVKWIIFIASLVISIGSIYYTNTLVSELKEREKKQITLYANAMEYVANNSDNLTFIHQGIIQENHNIPVIVADAFGKPSGEYRNIAFKKDATEADIEEKLRAEVLRMKMDYEPIQILDNQYLYYTNSELLTRLKYYPYVQLSVILVFGVLAFAVFNQSKIAEQNRVWAGLTKETAHQLGTPIASLMAWIDYLKNSPVWDENKEVIVELDKDVSKLRMVTERFSNIGSAPVIKQENVYSVIEEAVSYLRPRISSKVSIELSSHAEDVDAMMNRSLFEWVVENICKNAVDAMKGQGQIAINIVKESEQFVHVDIADTGKGIDKSMFKRVFNPGFTTRQRGWGLGLTLAKRIIEGYHRGRIFVHQSEPGKGATFRIVLRGANESSSEFKVDRDPFID; this comes from the coding sequence ATGAGGAATAAATTTCAAGATCTGGCCACGCTGGATTTATATCAAAACAGGGGCAAGGTAAAATGGATCATCTTTATAGCTTCTCTGGTCATTAGCATAGGTTCCATTTATTATACCAACACGCTGGTCAGTGAGCTGAAGGAGCGGGAAAAAAAGCAAATAACACTCTATGCCAATGCCATGGAGTATGTAGCCAATAATTCCGATAACCTTACTTTTATCCATCAGGGGATTATCCAGGAAAACCATAACATCCCAGTTATCGTGGCGGATGCTTTTGGTAAACCATCAGGTGAATACAGGAATATTGCCTTTAAGAAGGATGCTACAGAAGCTGATATCGAGGAGAAACTCCGGGCAGAAGTGCTAAGGATGAAGATGGACTATGAGCCTATTCAGATTCTGGATAATCAATATCTTTATTACACCAATTCTGAGTTATTGACACGGCTTAAGTACTACCCTTATGTGCAGCTTTCGGTTATTTTGGTTTTCGGTGTGCTGGCCTTTGCGGTGTTTAACCAATCCAAAATTGCTGAGCAAAACCGCGTATGGGCAGGGCTGACCAAAGAAACTGCCCATCAACTAGGAACGCCAATAGCTTCCCTAATGGCTTGGATCGATTATTTGAAAAATTCTCCGGTCTGGGATGAAAACAAAGAAGTGATCGTAGAGCTGGATAAGGATGTATCCAAGCTGCGAATGGTTACCGAACGATTTAGTAATATTGGCAGTGCGCCGGTAATCAAACAGGAAAATGTCTATTCCGTAATCGAAGAGGCAGTGAGTTACCTGAGGCCAAGGATATCCAGTAAAGTAAGCATTGAGCTGAGTAGTCACGCCGAAGATGTGGATGCGATGATGAACAGGTCACTTTTTGAATGGGTGGTGGAAAATATCTGCAAGAATGCAGTAGATGCCATGAAGGGCCAGGGGCAAATTGCAATCAATATCGTAAAGGAAAGTGAGCAGTTTGTCCATGTGGATATAGCGGATACGGGTAAAGGTATTGATAAGAGTATGTTTAAGCGTGTTTTTAATCCCGGTTTCACTACCAGACAACGCGGTTGGGGCTTGGGGCTGACACTCGCCAAGCGGATCATAGAAGGCTATCACCGAGGAAGAATTTTTGTCCATCAATCCGAGCCAGGAAAGGGTGCCACATTTCGAATAGTCCTGAGGGGGGCCAATGAAAGCTCTTCAGAGTTTAAAGTGGATCGTGACCCTTTTATTGACTGA
- a CDS encoding ABC transporter permease, with product MSKVFLVIKREYLARVRKKSFLLATLITPLIFPAILGVFLWISLSDEGGDALKIIEVVDESDRFFIESNGEYAFSYSSLPQEEAKQLVQDGDRFGFLYIPKVDVNSPAGIRFYSKKTPSVGLVGDLEEKLSNRIGEIRLYELGIDPNVIRNIKTPVSISSITLEEGGNEKVANAGVNYGLGFFLGILIYTFIFVYGTQIMQGVIEEKSSRIIEILVSSIKPFQLMLGKIIGIGAVGLTQFLIWIVLISTVSMVVMGYFGMQMPQQQALEMANPGAAQTMIQSSEMAQVFQVIQGIDFVELVLTFLFYFLGGYLLYGAFFAAIGAAVDSPGDAQQFMFPVTIPLIASYFGLFIFVLDDPESKVSFWLSVIPFTSPISMVGRASFGIPFFDLAVSMVLLILGFLFTTWVAAKIYRIGILVHGTKVNYKMLWKWIKQNN from the coding sequence ATGAGTAAGGTCTTTTTGGTGATCAAACGGGAATATTTGGCTAGAGTCAGAAAGAAATCGTTTTTACTCGCTACGCTAATAACCCCGCTGATTTTCCCGGCGATACTTGGGGTGTTTTTATGGATTTCACTTAGTGATGAAGGAGGAGATGCCTTAAAGATCATAGAGGTGGTTGATGAAAGCGACCGATTTTTTATAGAAAGTAATGGAGAATACGCTTTTTCTTATTCATCGCTTCCGCAAGAAGAAGCCAAGCAGCTCGTCCAAGATGGCGATCGTTTTGGCTTTTTGTATATCCCTAAGGTAGATGTGAATTCACCGGCGGGTATTCGCTTCTATTCCAAAAAAACACCCAGTGTCGGTTTGGTAGGAGACTTGGAAGAGAAGTTGAGCAACAGGATAGGTGAAATAAGGCTATATGAACTTGGTATCGACCCTAATGTGATCAGAAACATCAAAACACCGGTTTCTATCAGTTCCATTACCTTGGAGGAAGGAGGCAATGAGAAAGTGGCCAATGCAGGAGTGAACTACGGTCTCGGATTTTTTCTGGGGATTTTGATTTATACCTTCATCTTTGTTTATGGGACTCAGATCATGCAAGGGGTCATAGAAGAGAAGTCCAGTAGGATTATCGAAATACTTGTCTCATCCATAAAACCCTTTCAACTGATGCTGGGGAAGATCATCGGGATAGGGGCAGTAGGGTTGACCCAATTTCTGATTTGGATAGTGCTGATCTCTACGGTGTCTATGGTGGTGATGGGGTATTTTGGGATGCAGATGCCCCAGCAGCAAGCACTGGAAATGGCCAATCCTGGAGCTGCTCAAACGATGATACAGTCCAGTGAAATGGCTCAAGTGTTTCAGGTGATCCAAGGAATAGACTTTGTGGAGCTGGTGCTTACATTTCTGTTTTATTTTCTTGGGGGATACTTGCTGTACGGGGCTTTTTTCGCAGCAATTGGTGCGGCAGTAGACTCACCTGGTGATGCCCAGCAGTTTATGTTTCCTGTGACCATTCCGCTGATAGCGAGTTATTTTGGGTTGTTTATATTTGTGCTTGATGATCCGGAAAGCAAGGTGAGCTTTTGGTTGTCTGTGATTCCGTTCACATCTCCGATTTCGATGGTGGGGCGTGCAAGTTTTGGGATTCCATTTTTTGACTTGGCAGTGTCCATGGTACTGCTTATCCTAGGGTTCTTGTTCACCACTTGGGTGGCTGCTAAGATCTATCGGATAGGTATTTTGGTACATGGTACCAAAGTGAATTACAAGATGCTTTGGAAGTGGATAAAGCAGAATAACTGA
- a CDS encoding peptide chain release factor 3: MSLTKEIQRRKTFGIISHPDAGKTTLTEKLLLFGGAIKTAGAVKSNKIDTHAKSDWMEIEKQRGISVATSVMGFEYKGTKINLLDTPGHQDFAEDTYRTLTAVDSVIMVIDCVKGVEIQTEKLMEVCRMRKTPVICFINKLDREGRDPYDLLDEVEEKLNIKVRPLSWPISMGKTFKGVYNLYNKSLNLFRPSQRKLSDDIMAIEDLSDAKLEDLVGENNADQLREDVELIEGVYPEFDKDAYLNGEIAPVFFGSAVNNFGVQEMLDTFIDIAPSPKSRHAEEREVIPEEDKFSGFVFKIHANMDPNHRNRIAFLRICSGRFERNKPYKSMRATKSLRFSNVTSFMAQDKEIIEEAFPGDIVGLYDTGNLKIGDSLSDGERLTFKGIPSFSPEIFKEVINKDAMKTKQLEKGLKQLMEEGVAQLFTFDMGARKVIGTVGQLQFEVIQFRLKNEYNATVEFAPMNLYKACWISSKDKKQLDEFVRSKNRHIAYDKDGKLVFMAESRAWLQMVQDNYPDIEFHFTSEF, encoded by the coding sequence ATGAGTTTGACCAAGGAGATTCAAAGAAGAAAAACATTTGGAATCATTTCCCACCCCGATGCAGGAAAGACGACTTTGACAGAAAAGCTGCTGCTTTTTGGTGGTGCGATCAAAACCGCCGGAGCGGTAAAATCCAATAAGATCGATACCCATGCCAAATCTGACTGGATGGAGATTGAGAAGCAGCGGGGTATTTCAGTAGCCACCTCCGTGATGGGATTTGAATACAAAGGTACCAAGATCAATCTTCTCGATACACCCGGTCACCAAGATTTTGCAGAAGATACGTACCGTACGTTGACCGCCGTGGACAGTGTCATCATGGTGATCGACTGTGTCAAGGGCGTGGAGATCCAAACAGAAAAGCTCATGGAGGTCTGTCGGATGCGGAAAACACCGGTGATCTGCTTTATCAATAAACTTGATCGTGAAGGCCGTGATCCATATGATCTTCTGGATGAAGTGGAGGAGAAACTCAATATCAAGGTAAGGCCACTTTCATGGCCGATCTCCATGGGGAAAACGTTTAAAGGAGTTTATAACCTTTATAATAAATCGCTAAATCTTTTCCGTCCTTCCCAGCGTAAGCTTTCTGATGATATCATGGCCATTGAGGATTTGTCGGATGCGAAGCTGGAAGACTTGGTGGGAGAAAACAATGCCGATCAGCTTCGGGAAGATGTGGAATTGATAGAAGGTGTTTATCCTGAATTTGACAAGGATGCTTACCTCAATGGGGAGATTGCTCCGGTGTTTTTTGGCTCGGCAGTCAATAACTTTGGTGTACAGGAAATGCTCGATACCTTTATTGATATTGCTCCATCTCCGAAGAGCAGGCATGCGGAAGAGCGCGAAGTCATTCCAGAGGAGGATAAGTTCAGTGGTTTTGTCTTTAAGATCCACGCTAATATGGATCCCAATCACCGTAACAGAATTGCCTTTTTGAGGATCTGCTCCGGGCGGTTTGAGCGAAACAAGCCCTATAAGAGCATGCGAGCCACTAAGTCGCTGCGCTTTTCCAATGTGACCTCGTTCATGGCGCAGGATAAAGAGATTATCGAAGAGGCCTTTCCAGGGGATATTGTGGGTTTATATGATACAGGGAACCTGAAGATTGGTGATTCTCTTTCTGATGGAGAAAGGTTGACGTTTAAAGGGATTCCAAGTTTCTCTCCGGAGATTTTCAAGGAAGTGATCAATAAGGACGCCATGAAAACCAAGCAGCTCGAAAAAGGACTGAAGCAGCTGATGGAAGAAGGCGTGGCACAGCTGTTTACCTTTGACATGGGGGCTAGAAAAGTCATCGGGACGGTAGGTCAACTTCAGTTTGAAGTAATTCAGTTCCGATTGAAAAATGAATATAATGCCACGGTAGAGTTTGCACCAATGAACCTATACAAGGCATGCTGGATCAGCAGCAAGGACAAAAAGCAGTTGGATGAATTTGTACGGTCCAAGAACCGCCATATCGCCTACGATAAAGATGGTAAACTGGTATTTATGGCCGAGTCCAGGGCGTGGTTGCAAATGGTGCAGGACAATTATCCGGATATCGAATTCCATTTCACCTCTGAATTTTAG
- a CDS encoding ABC transporter ATP-binding protein: protein MEILKIDGLNKRYGDHAALTDVDLVVPEGGVFGLLGPNGAGKTTLIRIINQIIDGDSGSVYLKGEPLSPRHIKNIGYLPEERGLYKRMKVRDQLIYFARLKGLSGHEARTKVGGWLKKLDIQAWSEKKIEDLSKGMAQKVQFIATVIHDPEILILDEPFSGFDPVNAEIIKNEMLTLKEKGTTVMLSTHRMESVELLCDHIAMINKSHKVLDGPLSQIKDQSRSNVFKVKFQGIDVNLPDRCFNSKIEYGITSFDVKLESASPNDLLREMMGYGEVVGFEERIPTIEEIFIQKVKENEQ, encoded by the coding sequence TTGGAAATTCTTAAAATAGATGGGTTAAATAAGCGGTATGGCGACCATGCTGCACTTACCGATGTGGATCTAGTAGTGCCTGAAGGAGGTGTTTTTGGCCTTTTGGGGCCAAATGGAGCCGGAAAGACCACCCTGATTCGCATTATTAACCAAATTATCGATGGAGACAGTGGTTCGGTATACCTAAAAGGGGAACCATTAAGTCCCAGGCATATCAAAAACATCGGTTATCTGCCAGAAGAACGCGGTCTATATAAAAGAATGAAAGTGAGAGACCAGCTCATTTATTTTGCCCGATTAAAAGGGCTGAGTGGACATGAGGCAAGAACCAAAGTAGGTGGCTGGCTGAAGAAGTTGGACATTCAGGCTTGGTCCGAAAAGAAGATAGAAGACCTGTCTAAAGGTATGGCCCAAAAAGTGCAGTTCATCGCCACCGTAATCCATGATCCAGAGATTTTGATTTTGGATGAGCCTTTTTCTGGTTTTGATCCGGTCAATGCGGAAATCATCAAAAACGAGATGTTAACCTTAAAGGAAAAGGGAACCACGGTGATGCTGAGTACACACCGGATGGAGTCCGTAGAGCTGTTATGTGATCATATCGCCATGATCAATAAATCCCATAAAGTGTTGGATGGCCCTCTTTCACAGATAAAAGACCAATCCCGTTCAAATGTATTTAAGGTGAAGTTTCAGGGAATTGACGTCAATCTGCCAGACAGGTGCTTTAACAGTAAAATCGAATACGGAATAACGTCATTTGATGTCAAGTTGGAAAGTGCCTCACCAAACGACCTGCTAAGGGAGATGATGGGGTATGGAGAAGTCGTAGGCTTCGAGGAGCGGATTCCTACGATTGAGGAAATTTTTATTCAAAAAGTAAAGGAAAATGAGCAATGA
- a CDS encoding RluA family pseudouridine synthase: MAKQPFTVVYEDNHLLVVNKHSGVLVQGDHTGDKTLTDYCKEYISAKYDKPGAVFLHPVHRIDRPVSGLVVFARTSKALERMMVLFKKREVHKVYWAIVKRRPKEEIGKLTHYLIKDENRNVTTAYDKEIEGAKRAELDYKRLGKLNDHWLVEVRPRTGRPHQIRVQLASMGCPIRGDLRYGFSKPNPDASINLHAFHLIFIHPVKKEKLYLRAALPEEAFWEQYLDFEKVKAQDQHLGNTFSG, encoded by the coding sequence ATGGCAAAGCAACCATTTACTGTAGTATATGAAGATAATCACCTTTTGGTGGTGAATAAACATTCCGGAGTGCTCGTGCAGGGTGACCACACGGGAGACAAGACGCTGACTGACTATTGCAAGGAATATATTTCAGCAAAATATGATAAGCCAGGTGCGGTATTTTTGCATCCTGTTCATCGCATTGATCGTCCGGTGAGCGGCTTGGTTGTATTTGCCCGTACTTCCAAGGCCCTGGAGCGTATGATGGTGCTTTTCAAAAAGAGAGAGGTGCACAAGGTGTACTGGGCCATCGTCAAAAGACGCCCAAAGGAGGAAATTGGAAAATTGACCCATTACTTGATAAAGGATGAGAATCGAAATGTCACCACTGCCTACGATAAAGAAATAGAGGGGGCTAAGCGGGCAGAACTAGACTATAAACGATTAGGTAAGCTCAATGACCACTGGCTAGTGGAGGTGCGCCCCAGGACAGGTCGTCCACACCAGATCAGGGTACAGCTGGCGTCGATGGGCTGCCCTATCCGCGGAGACCTTCGCTATGGCTTCTCCAAGCCTAATCCGGATGCCAGTATCAACTTGCATGCCTTCCACCTGATTTTCATCCATCCTGTAAAAAAGGAAAAACTCTATCTAAGAGCTGCACTGCCGGAAGAAGCATTCTGGGAGCAATATTTGGATTTTGAAAAAGTTAAAGCGCAGGATCAGCACTTGGGGAATACCTTTAGTGGATAA